aggaggggaaggatgagaaggaggaggttTGCTTTTCCAGCTGTGGAGAGAACCGGGGTGGGGAAGAAGAGATCGGGGGGGTGGGGGGAATGTGTCCCAATCTGGATGCTAGTATGTATGTTTCTTTTTTCAGCACTGGAGGAAACGGAGGAAGCACGCTATAAGATCAGTGTAGGGTTTTTGTTAGATAAGCATTATACatagctcaataactcaagtgcAAGGGTCATTTCAACAGGATGAACAGGGTTGTCGGTGAGTATAAGAGCACGTTCTCGATTAATTCCTGGCCGTCTTCTCTGCTTGTTGTGTCTCCATAGACATGGCCAGGTGCTGCTGTATGCTGGTGCTGCTGGTTGCTCTGGGCGTGTGTGAAGCCTCTCGTGGCCGGGAGTGGGCTCACCATGGAGCCTCCATGTTCGCTGACCTGACCCCCCGTGAGATGCGTGACGTCCGGGACTACCTGCAAGGCAAGCCAGAGCTGGGTCTGACAGCGACCCGGGGCAAGGACCTGAAGAAGAACAGCATCCTGTTGATGGAGCTCCACCTGCCTCGGAAGCACGAGGCCCTGAGGACACTGGACCGGGGCCAGGCCAAACCCACACGCCAGGCCAGGGTGGTGGTGCAGTTCGGGAACCAGGCCCAGCCCAACATCACTGAGTTCATCGTGAGTCCACTGCCCTTCCCTACTTCGTACACGGGGAAGACTTTCAAGGGAGACCGGCCCATTCGGTTTGAGTCGAGACCCATCACGGCGGCAGAGTACTCGCACATCATTGACATCTTGCAGAAGATTACTGCCAAGGTCCATAAGGTCCTGTTTGAGACCACAGGCGGATTTTCCTTCCACAACTGCACCAACCGCTGCCTGACATTTTCGGACATTGCGCCCCGTGGTTTGgagtcaggtgagaggaggaCCTGGATCATGCTGCAGAAGTTCGTAGAGGGCTACTTCATCCACCCTGTGGGCTTTGAGGTCCTGGTGAACCATAAAGATCTGGATCCCGAGCGCTGGACGGTGGAGAAGGTGTGGTACAACGGCCAGTACTTTGACAATGTGGAAGAACTGGCAGAGCGATATGAGAAGGGAACACTGGAGAAGGTCCAGCTTCCTGACCATGACGATGAAGACTTGTACTCCACTTACATTCCCCGTGGGCACAGCAACACGCGCACCGACATTCATGGGCCCAAGCTGGTAGAGCCCCAAGGCCCTCGCTACCACGTGGATGGGAACTTTGTGGAATACGCCGGCTGGTCCTTCGCCTTCCGAGTCCGCTCATCCGCCGGCCTCCAAATCTTTGACCTGCGCTTCAATGGAGAGCGCATCGCCTACGAGGTCAGCCTCCAGGAAGCCATCGCCTTCTATTCGGGTGACACCCCCGCCGCCATGCAGACCAAATACATAGATGCTGGCTGGGCCATGGGAACTGTGGACTACGAGCTGGCGCCTGGCATTGACTGCCCTGAAATCGCAACCTTTCTAGACCTGCACCATTACTACGACACGGACAAGCCCATGCGCTACAAGAACGCCTTGTGTGTGTTTGAAATGACCACAGGGATGCCTCTGAGGAGGCACTTCAACAGTAACTTCCAGGGGAGCTACAACTTCTTCGGGGGTCTGGAGAACCACGTGCTGGTGCTTCGTACCACCTCCACCGTCTATAACTACGACTACATCTGGGATTTTCTCTTCTACCAGAACGGAGTGATGGAGTCCAGGGTCAGTGCCACCGGCTACATCCACGCCACCTTCTTTACGCCTAACGGACTGCACTATGGCTCTAAGGTGTATAACTTCGTACTTGGTAACCTGCACACTCATCTCATCCACTACAAGGTTGACCTTGATATTGCCGGTGAGTTCTGTTTTAATCATCTGGTCGCATGGTCACACTTATAGGGAAATAGATT
This window of the Oncorhynchus keta strain PuntledgeMale-10-30-2019 chromosome 4, Oket_V2, whole genome shotgun sequence genome carries:
- the aoc1 gene encoding amiloride-sensitive amine oxidase [copper-containing], giving the protein MARCCCMLVLLVALGVCEASRGREWAHHGASMFADLTPREMRDVRDYLQGKPELGLTATRGKDLKKNSILLMELHLPRKHEALRTLDRGQAKPTRQARVVVQFGNQAQPNITEFIVSPLPFPTSYTGKTFKGDRPIRFESRPITAAEYSHIIDILQKITAKVHKVLFETTGGFSFHNCTNRCLTFSDIAPRGLESGERRTWIMLQKFVEGYFIHPVGFEVLVNHKDLDPERWTVEKVWYNGQYFDNVEELAERYEKGTLEKVQLPDHDDEDLYSTYIPRGHSNTRTDIHGPKLVEPQGPRYHVDGNFVEYAGWSFAFRVRSSAGLQIFDLRFNGERIAYEVSLQEAIAFYSGDTPAAMQTKYIDAGWAMGTVDYELAPGIDCPEIATFLDLHHYYDTDKPMRYKNALCVFEMTTGMPLRRHFNSNFQGSYNFFGGLENHVLVLRTTSTVYNYDYIWDFLFYQNGVMESRVSATGYIHATFFTPNGLHYGSKVYNFVLGNLHTHLIHYKVDLDIAGRENSFESMDLKYVNFTNPWSHKHSVVQSKLVKTQHQTERSAAFRFGKKFPRYVHFYNPNEKNKWGHQKGYRIQYNSHANSVLPRGWREENGISWSRYPLAVTRHKDSEPTSSSIYTQNDPWEPVVSFEDYIRNNEDITNQDLVAWVTVGFLHVPHSEDIPNTATPGNSVGFFLRPFNFFDEDPSLSSRSTVIVRPDKEGKPKVQRWTPEVVGHCVTDKPFFYNGTYAGV